A window of Costertonia aggregata contains these coding sequences:
- a CDS encoding M23 family metallopeptidase — MKAVFFSLLFILSCQINAQEKYPKDYFRSPLDVPIILAGTFGELRSNHFHGGIDIKTQQREGLPIYGIADGTVTRIKISHWGYGKALYVAHPNGYTSVYGHLQKFSPEIEAYIQKVQYDKKSYTLELFPDFGELKVKKDSIIAYTGNTGGSSGPHLHFEIRSSISEKPTNPLFYGIDVRDATDPTLVSLYAYPLSKNAQVNQSAEKMEINFSKQSDGSFLADKVYASGTIGFGVNAYDRQDLAANKNGLYAVKQSVNGKVYTDFDFETFSFGETRYINTLIDYHHFGKYRQRIQKCFRSPGNKLSIYNTLVNDGKIDVREGLSYNVEILMTDFEGNLTKLVIPVEGKKQALKIRSKTEKTDYYISAKRPNTFNLGVASVYFPASTFYEDFYIDLREANDTVTIHNNTVPAHRNFTITFDTEKYSPVERKQLFIARLDSKLRPSYASTYKRGKTFTTRTRNLGTYTLAKDTIAPVIKPKNFKEKQWLNNYKYLSLTIADDLSGIDSYSATLNGEWILMEYEPKKNTITYNFDDKILDKTQCELKVTVTDNVGNSTIFTSSFYRK; from the coding sequence ATGAAAGCTGTATTTTTTTCCCTCCTTTTTATTTTATCATGTCAAATCAATGCCCAAGAAAAATATCCAAAGGACTATTTTAGGTCTCCTTTGGATGTTCCGATTATCTTGGCAGGTACTTTTGGGGAATTACGCTCCAACCATTTTCATGGGGGAATCGATATCAAAACACAGCAAAGGGAAGGATTGCCTATCTATGGGATTGCCGATGGCACCGTCACACGCATCAAAATATCACATTGGGGATATGGCAAAGCCCTGTATGTAGCACACCCCAACGGGTATACCTCGGTTTACGGCCACCTTCAAAAGTTCTCTCCCGAAATTGAGGCATACATTCAAAAGGTACAATATGATAAAAAATCATATACCTTGGAGCTTTTTCCCGATTTTGGGGAATTAAAGGTCAAAAAAGACAGTATTATAGCCTACACGGGCAATACAGGGGGCTCTTCCGGGCCACACCTCCATTTTGAGATACGCAGCAGTATTTCGGAAAAACCGACCAATCCCCTTTTTTACGGGATTGATGTACGGGACGCCACCGATCCTACATTGGTAAGCCTCTATGCCTATCCGCTTTCCAAAAATGCTCAGGTAAACCAAAGTGCGGAAAAGATGGAAATAAATTTCTCAAAACAAAGCGATGGTAGTTTTTTAGCCGACAAGGTATATGCCTCAGGAACTATTGGTTTTGGGGTAAACGCCTATGACCGACAAGACTTGGCCGCAAACAAAAATGGACTATATGCCGTTAAACAATCGGTAAACGGTAAAGTGTACACAGATTTTGATTTTGAAACCTTCTCCTTTGGGGAAACACGTTATATAAACACATTGATCGATTACCACCATTTTGGAAAATACAGGCAACGCATACAAAAATGTTTTCGTTCGCCGGGCAACAAACTCAGTATTTACAATACTTTGGTCAATGATGGTAAAATAGATGTACGGGAAGGGCTTAGTTACAATGTGGAAATCTTAATGACCGATTTTGAAGGCAATCTGACCAAACTGGTTATTCCTGTAGAAGGGAAAAAACAAGCACTGAAAATAAGGAGTAAAACCGAGAAAACCGATTATTATATCAGTGCCAAACGCCCGAACACATTTAATTTGGGGGTTGCAAGCGTTTATTTTCCCGCAAGTACCTTTTACGAGGATTTTTATATAGACCTTAGAGAGGCCAACGACACCGTAACCATACATAACAACACGGTTCCTGCCCATAGAAATTTCACCATTACTTTTGATACGGAAAAGTATAGCCCTGTGGAAAGAAAACAACTTTTTATTGCAAGACTTGACAGTAAACTAAGACCCAGTTACGCATCAACCTATAAAAGGGGGAAGACCTTTACCACCAGAACAAGAAACTTGGGTACGTATACCTTGGCAAAAGATACTATTGCCCCAGTCATAAAACCAAAAAACTTCAAAGAAAAACAATGGCTCAACAATTATAAGTATTTGAGCCTTACCATTGCCGATGACCTCAGCGGAATAGATTCATATTCGGCAACGTTAAACGGAGAATGGATACTTATGGAGTATGAACCCAAAAAAAATACCATTACCTATAATTTTGATGATAAAATTTTGGATAAGACCCAATGCGAGCTTAAGGTTACAGTAACTGATAACGTAGGTAATTCCACTATCTTTACGAGTAGTTTTTACAGAAAATAA
- a CDS encoding cell division protein ZapA, which yields MADKLKIKLSIADRVYPLTIDPSQEEGLRKAAKNIEQLAKKFEQNYAVRDKQDVLAMCALQFASKIEQKGIDSTENTKEVEERLKALDHLVNSKITI from the coding sequence ATGGCAGATAAGCTCAAAATAAAACTTTCTATCGCTGATCGCGTATATCCCTTGACCATTGACCCAAGTCAAGAGGAGGGGTTGCGCAAAGCCGCAAAAAACATAGAACAGTTGGCTAAGAAGTTCGAGCAAAACTATGCCGTGAGGGACAAGCAAGATGTACTCGCCATGTGTGCGCTGCAGTTTGCGTCCAAAATAGAGCAAAAAGGCATTGATTCTACGGAAAATACCAAAGAAGTCGAAGAGCGTTTAAAGGCACTTGACCATTTGGTAAATTCCAAAATAACGATATAA
- the rny gene encoding ribonuclease Y: protein MDTTTIIIITAIVGLIIGFIIAKFLEKGKASKTIASAKKEAASIVKDAKAEGESIKKDKIFQAKEKFLELKAEHEKVIINKDKKIAEAEKRTRDKESQISGELAKNKKLNEQLDSKLKEVEHKSEFLEKKQSELDKLHKSQVQQLEVISGLSADEAKGQLLESLKDAAKSDAMAFMQTTMEEAKLTAQQDARKIIINTIQRIGTEEAVENCVSVFNIESDDVKGRIIGREGRNIRALESATGVEIIVDDTPEAIILSCFDSVRREVARLSLHKLVTDGRIHPARIEEIVKKTEKQIEQEIVEVGKRTVIDLGIHGLHPELIRAVGRMKYRSSYGQNLLQHSREVAKLCGVMAAELGLNPKLAKRAGLLHDIGKVPNTEAEVETPHAILGMQWAEKFGEKPDVCNAIGAHHDEIEMKNLISPIVQVCDAISGARPGARRQVLDSYIQRLKDLEEIAFGFGGVQKAYAIQAGRELRVIVESEKVSDDKAAQLSFEISQKIQTDMTYPGQVKVTVIRETRAVNVAK, encoded by the coding sequence ATGGATACTACAACTATAATTATCATAACCGCAATCGTTGGATTGATTATCGGTTTCATCATCGCAAAATTCCTTGAGAAAGGAAAGGCATCCAAGACGATAGCGTCGGCAAAAAAGGAAGCCGCATCAATAGTAAAAGACGCAAAAGCCGAGGGGGAGAGTATCAAAAAGGATAAAATTTTTCAGGCCAAGGAAAAGTTTTTGGAGCTAAAGGCAGAGCATGAAAAAGTTATCATCAATAAGGATAAAAAAATTGCCGAGGCCGAAAAGCGAACAAGGGACAAAGAATCCCAAATAAGCGGTGAACTGGCCAAAAACAAAAAACTCAACGAACAACTAGATTCAAAATTGAAAGAGGTTGAACATAAAAGTGAGTTTTTGGAAAAGAAACAATCCGAACTTGATAAACTGCACAAAAGCCAAGTTCAACAGTTGGAGGTTATTTCGGGGCTTTCGGCCGATGAAGCCAAAGGACAGCTTTTAGAATCTTTGAAAGATGCCGCCAAGTCAGACGCAATGGCCTTTATGCAAACAACTATGGAAGAAGCCAAATTAACGGCCCAACAAGACGCAAGAAAAATTATCATCAATACCATTCAACGTATAGGAACCGAAGAAGCCGTAGAAAATTGTGTATCTGTATTCAACATTGAATCGGACGACGTAAAAGGGCGCATCATCGGTAGGGAAGGGCGAAATATTCGTGCCTTGGAATCCGCTACCGGCGTTGAGATTATTGTTGACGACACCCCTGAAGCAATAATACTGTCCTGCTTTGATTCCGTCAGAAGGGAAGTGGCCCGTTTATCCTTGCACAAACTGGTTACCGATGGCCGTATCCATCCCGCACGAATCGAAGAGATCGTAAAGAAGACCGAAAAGCAGATAGAGCAGGAAATTGTTGAAGTAGGAAAAAGAACGGTTATTGATTTGGGTATTCACGGATTGCACCCAGAATTGATACGGGCCGTTGGCCGTATGAAGTATCGTTCCTCATACGGACAAAACCTATTGCAACACTCTAGAGAAGTCGCCAAGCTTTGTGGGGTTATGGCAGCCGAACTGGGACTCAACCCAAAATTGGCCAAGCGTGCCGGACTTTTGCACGATATAGGCAAAGTACCCAATACCGAAGCTGAAGTTGAGACGCCCCACGCTATCCTTGGTATGCAATGGGCCGAGAAATTCGGTGAAAAACCGGATGTTTGCAATGCCATAGGTGCACACCACGATGAAATAGAAATGAAAAACCTGATTTCACCCATCGTTCAAGTTTGCGATGCCATTAGCGGGGCAAGACCCGGCGCACGAAGACAGGTGTTGGATTCTTACATTCAACGTCTAAAAGATTTGGAAGAAATCGCATTTGGGTTCGGCGGGGTGCAAAAAGCCTATGCGATACAAGCAGGTAGGGAACTACGTGTAATCGTGGAAAGCGAAAAAGTGAGCGACGACAAAGCGGCACAACTGTCTTTTGAGATATCACAAAAAATACAGACCGATATGACCTATCCAGGGCAGGTTAAGGTCACGGTCATTCGTGAGACACGTGCCGTGAATGTGGCAAAATAA
- a CDS encoding M14 family zinc carboxypeptidase — MKLFLRSFFFLFFSISIAQELQSPSQFLGYELGTRFTRHHQVVDYYEYVAKTAPGHMQLMEYGKTNEKRPLLLAYVSSETNMKDLDNIRKEHIKNTTGESNPSKAIVWLSYNVHGNESVSTEASMQTLYELLTSKSDYLENTIVIMDPCINPDGRDRYVNWYNQYKNTPNNIDPNSIEHHEGWWSGRSNHYMFDLNRDWAWLTQVESQQRLKQFNKWLPHVHVDFHEQGVDNPYYFAPAAEPFHEVITPFQREFQTTIGKNHAKYFDANGWFYFTKEVFDLFYPSYGDTYPTYNGGIGMTYEQGGSGRAGLGVLTSIGDTLTLNDRISHHHTTGLSTVEVAANNAEKLNTEFKKFYQNKDFKYKSYVLSGDKDKLTALKRLLIQHDIEYGVSNAESVRGFDYKLGRNTSLRNSEGSLVVSTNQPKGTLVKVLFEPNAKLTDSLTYDITAWSLPYAYGLDAIASESLVPATMTSGKSNSKVEDKIVDIYAGKPRTQINENAYAYITDWNSMDDARFLTDLIKNKIRVRKANKPFKIDGKPFKRGSLIITKADNQNHKDFVGTLKSVLRNSFVELTSTNTGFVEQGKDFGSSYVEVIPDSKVAVLSGEPTSTLRFGEIWHFFEQQLHYPITVIDTDYMNRVDFSAYDILILPDGYGYQQFLKKDKLSDLKEWVANGGKLIAMGGAIKGIDGEKGFKIKTKKIEKDTTKIEIRIHEQTQRENIKQAITGAIFKTKVDTTHPLAYGYDNTYFTLKLGADTYDYLENGNVVYLDADTMPVAGFAGSEAQKKIGKTLIYGVENHGKGKVIYMVDNPLFRGFWENGKLFFANALFMVN; from the coding sequence ATGAAACTGTTTTTACGTTCCTTCTTTTTTTTATTTTTTTCAATCTCGATTGCACAAGAGTTACAATCACCCTCCCAGTTTTTAGGTTACGAGCTCGGTACACGGTTTACTAGACACCATCAAGTGGTGGACTATTATGAATATGTTGCCAAAACCGCTCCTGGCCATATGCAATTAATGGAATATGGTAAAACCAATGAAAAAAGACCCTTGCTTTTGGCCTATGTCTCCTCAGAAACAAATATGAAAGATTTGGATAATATCCGTAAGGAACATATAAAAAATACCACTGGAGAGAGCAACCCGTCCAAAGCCATTGTGTGGTTGAGCTACAATGTGCATGGTAACGAAAGCGTGAGTACAGAAGCATCTATGCAAACGTTGTACGAGCTATTGACAAGCAAGTCCGATTACTTGGAGAACACCATTGTTATTATGGACCCCTGTATCAATCCGGATGGGCGAGACCGTTATGTAAATTGGTACAATCAATATAAAAATACGCCCAACAACATTGATCCGAACAGTATTGAACATCACGAAGGTTGGTGGAGCGGGCGTAGCAACCATTACATGTTCGATTTAAACCGGGATTGGGCCTGGTTGACACAAGTGGAAAGCCAACAGCGTTTAAAGCAGTTCAATAAGTGGTTGCCCCACGTGCATGTAGATTTTCATGAGCAAGGTGTGGACAACCCGTATTACTTTGCCCCTGCAGCTGAGCCATTTCATGAAGTCATTACCCCGTTTCAAAGAGAATTTCAGACCACTATCGGAAAAAACCATGCTAAATATTTTGATGCCAACGGTTGGTTCTATTTTACAAAAGAAGTATTTGACCTGTTTTACCCGAGCTATGGCGATACTTACCCTACATACAACGGTGGTATAGGCATGACCTATGAACAAGGCGGAAGCGGGCGTGCGGGATTGGGTGTTTTGACAAGTATTGGCGATACCTTGACCTTAAATGATAGAATATCACATCATCATACGACCGGTCTCTCTACGGTAGAAGTGGCGGCCAACAATGCCGAAAAGCTAAATACAGAGTTTAAAAAATTCTACCAAAATAAAGACTTTAAGTATAAAAGTTATGTTTTGAGTGGCGATAAGGATAAATTGACTGCACTTAAACGGCTCTTGATACAGCATGATATTGAATATGGGGTATCGAATGCGGAATCGGTTAGGGGTTTTGATTATAAACTTGGTCGAAATACAAGTCTGCGAAATAGTGAAGGTAGCCTGGTCGTTTCTACCAATCAGCCCAAGGGCACTTTGGTAAAGGTGCTGTTTGAGCCCAATGCCAAACTTACGGACAGCCTCACCTATGACATCACAGCTTGGTCTTTGCCCTATGCGTATGGCTTAGATGCAATTGCTTCGGAAAGCTTAGTCCCGGCTACAATGACATCAGGAAAAAGCAACTCTAAAGTTGAAGATAAAATCGTTGATATATACGCAGGAAAGCCTAGAACCCAGATTAATGAAAATGCTTATGCGTACATAACCGATTGGAACAGTATGGACGATGCCCGATTTTTGACCGATTTAATAAAAAACAAAATACGTGTGCGTAAAGCGAACAAGCCTTTTAAAATAGATGGTAAACCTTTTAAGAGGGGAAGTCTTATCATAACTAAAGCCGACAATCAGAACCACAAAGACTTCGTAGGCACATTAAAGTCTGTTTTAAGGAATAGCTTTGTTGAGCTTACATCGACCAATACCGGTTTTGTTGAACAAGGCAAAGACTTTGGCTCTTCTTATGTAGAGGTAATTCCCGATAGCAAAGTAGCTGTGCTTTCCGGTGAGCCGACCTCTACTCTTCGCTTTGGGGAAATTTGGCATTTTTTTGAACAACAATTGCATTATCCCATAACGGTAATCGACACCGATTATATGAATAGGGTTGATTTCTCGGCATACGATATTTTGATATTACCAGATGGCTATGGTTATCAGCAATTTTTGAAAAAAGACAAATTAAGTGATTTGAAGGAATGGGTTGCCAATGGAGGGAAATTAATTGCCATGGGAGGGGCCATTAAGGGTATAGACGGAGAAAAAGGTTTTAAGATCAAAACCAAAAAAATAGAAAAAGATACCACGAAAATCGAAATCAGGATTCATGAGCAAACCCAAAGGGAAAATATAAAACAAGCGATTACGGGAGCCATATTTAAAACCAAAGTGGATACCACACATCCTTTGGCCTATGGGTATGACAACACTTATTTTACCTTAAAATTAGGCGCTGACACTTATGATTATCTTGAGAACGGTAACGTGGTTTACCTAGATGCCGACACAATGCCGGTTGCAGGGTTTGCGGGTAGCGAAGCACAAAAGAAAATAGGGAAAACATTGATTTATGGCGTAGAAAACCATGGTAAGGGAAAAGTGATTTATATGGTCGACAACCCCTTATTTAGAGGGTTTTGGGAAAACGGAAAACTGTTCTTCGCCAATGCCCTGTTTATGGTAAATTAA
- the bshC gene encoding bacillithiol biosynthesis cysteine-adding enzyme BshC yields MKVDCLPFRKTGYFSDIICDYLDEEDSLKPFYNRFPSVQNFEGQITEKAKTFPDKNREVLYDALQNQYKGFTVSKKTQENLRQLKEPITFTVVTGHQLNLFTGPLYFLYKIISTINLTKQLKEAYPKYNFVPVYWMATEDHDFDEINYFNFKGKKIQWNKDVSGAVGHLSTDGLDDVLDIFSNVIGSSNNAQRLKELFKNAYVKHKNLTGATRYLANELFADHGLVIVDGDDNGLKRLLIPYAEKDIFENIPFISVTETISQLEVLPKSYAIQVNPREINYFYLIDGVRERIVEADGRYGVNGKKISWSKEELMKELNDFPERFSPNVISRPLYQEVILPNLCYIGGGGELAYWLELKHMFGKMGVPFPILLLRNSALIITEKQDEKLNKMDLSTTDLFLKQSSFINKKIREISNIDIDFSSQKQLLENQFKEMYELAEKTDKSFLGAVRAQEVKQKKGLDNLEKRLLRAQKRKLKDQVQRMTEIQNELFPAKSLQERTLNFSELYLEMGEELIPNLVRALNPLSLEFAILTTK; encoded by the coding sequence ATGAAAGTTGATTGTTTGCCCTTTAGAAAAACGGGCTACTTTTCTGATATAATTTGTGATTATTTAGATGAAGAAGATAGTCTAAAACCCTTTTATAACAGGTTTCCATCCGTCCAAAATTTTGAAGGTCAAATTACTGAAAAAGCAAAAACCTTCCCCGATAAAAATAGGGAGGTTCTTTACGATGCACTGCAAAATCAATACAAAGGTTTTACGGTTTCCAAAAAAACACAAGAAAACCTAAGACAGTTAAAGGAACCCATTACTTTTACCGTGGTCACGGGGCATCAATTAAATTTGTTCACGGGGCCTTTGTATTTTCTCTATAAGATAATATCCACCATTAATCTTACCAAACAACTCAAAGAAGCCTATCCCAAATACAACTTTGTACCTGTATATTGGATGGCGACCGAAGATCACGATTTTGATGAAATCAATTACTTCAACTTTAAGGGGAAAAAAATACAGTGGAACAAAGATGTCTCGGGAGCCGTAGGTCATTTGAGTACGGATGGGCTTGATGACGTGCTCGATATTTTTTCGAACGTGATAGGGTCAAGCAACAATGCCCAAAGGTTAAAAGAGCTTTTTAAAAATGCTTACGTGAAGCACAAAAACCTTACAGGGGCTACACGGTATTTGGCGAACGAACTTTTTGCCGATCACGGTTTGGTGATCGTAGATGGGGACGATAATGGATTAAAGCGATTACTGATACCGTATGCCGAAAAGGATATATTCGAAAACATACCTTTTATATCGGTAACCGAAACGATTTCGCAACTTGAAGTTTTGCCTAAATCCTACGCAATTCAGGTAAACCCCCGAGAAATCAATTATTTTTATTTGATTGACGGTGTTCGCGAACGTATTGTAGAAGCCGATGGAAGATATGGCGTAAACGGAAAAAAAATTTCTTGGAGCAAAGAGGAGTTAATGAAGGAGCTCAATGATTTTCCGGAACGTTTTTCTCCCAATGTAATCTCACGTCCATTATATCAAGAGGTTATATTGCCCAATCTATGCTATATTGGTGGGGGCGGGGAGCTGGCCTATTGGTTGGAGCTAAAGCATATGTTTGGTAAAATGGGAGTTCCCTTCCCGATATTGTTACTTCGTAATTCCGCTCTCATCATTACGGAAAAGCAAGATGAGAAGCTTAATAAAATGGACCTTTCTACGACCGACTTATTTTTAAAACAAAGTAGTTTCATCAATAAAAAAATCAGGGAAATCTCTAATATCGATATTGATTTTTCCTCTCAAAAACAGCTTTTGGAAAATCAGTTCAAAGAAATGTACGAATTGGCGGAGAAAACCGATAAATCTTTCTTAGGGGCTGTAAGAGCGCAAGAGGTAAAGCAAAAAAAAGGCTTGGATAATTTGGAAAAACGATTGTTACGGGCTCAAAAACGAAAATTGAAAGACCAAGTACAACGTATGACGGAAATTCAAAACGAGCTATTTCCTGCAAAATCCCTGCAGGAACGTACTCTTAATTTTTCCGAACTATATCTAGAAATGGGTGAAGAGCTCATCCCTAATCTTGTAAGAGCCTTAAATCCCCTTTCATTGGAGTTTGCCATTTTGACCACAAAATAG
- a CDS encoding pyridoxal phosphate-dependent decarboxylase family protein, translated as MHTIDMELVEMTLDVMKYVLGRISSTSPELGQPKKAEELKKLVGETITDKGIGGEKAFNLFKEVLMKATVPIDHPRHLAFVPASPTRASIMFDLVTSASSIHGAYWMEGAGGIFCENEAMKWLVSLTGLPKNAFGVFTSGGTAANLSAMVAAREQWRKKTENQNRKGLIITSVGAHSSIKAMAKVMDVDVHLVDTEDLMTADFLDQKIHSLAIDDRKRLFAVVATGGTTNAGIIDDLLGIADICGEHNLWFHVDAAYGGGALAADSVRHLFNGIERADSITIDPHKWLFSPYDCGAVIYKDPEQAKKAHSQQGSYLEIFKDEGAHGFNPSDYQIQLTRRVRGLPLWFSLAMHGTDRYKAAVERGLELAILAGHMIGKNPVLELVREPSLSCVLFRRKGWSPDDYRNWTYKNHREGLALVTPTKWKQGKNHETVSRFCFINPDTTEDDIRVILDSMM; from the coding sequence ATGCATACTATTGATATGGAGTTGGTCGAGATGACCTTGGACGTAATGAAATATGTGCTAGGCCGCATAAGCAGTACTTCACCAGAGTTGGGACAGCCCAAAAAAGCTGAGGAACTCAAAAAATTGGTAGGCGAAACCATCACGGATAAAGGTATAGGGGGAGAGAAAGCCTTTAATTTGTTTAAAGAAGTGCTGATGAAGGCTACCGTACCCATTGACCATCCCCGGCATTTGGCCTTTGTACCTGCCTCACCTACCAGGGCGTCGATAATGTTTGATTTGGTAACTTCTGCCTCCAGTATTCACGGGGCCTATTGGATGGAAGGTGCAGGTGGTATCTTTTGCGAAAACGAAGCCATGAAATGGTTGGTGTCGCTCACAGGGTTGCCCAAAAATGCTTTTGGTGTTTTTACCAGTGGCGGTACTGCAGCCAACCTTTCCGCAATGGTGGCCGCTCGAGAGCAATGGAGAAAAAAAACCGAAAACCAAAATAGGAAAGGACTTATCATAACATCGGTAGGGGCACATTCATCTATCAAGGCTATGGCCAAAGTGATGGATGTAGACGTACACTTGGTAGATACAGAAGACTTAATGACTGCCGATTTTCTCGACCAAAAAATACATAGCTTGGCCATTGATGATCGTAAGCGGCTTTTCGCGGTTGTGGCGACCGGGGGCACCACCAATGCAGGAATAATTGATGATCTTTTGGGTATTGCGGATATTTGTGGGGAACATAATTTATGGTTTCATGTTGATGCGGCGTATGGGGGTGGCGCATTGGCAGCAGACTCTGTTCGGCATTTGTTCAACGGAATAGAACGTGCGGATAGCATTACTATTGACCCGCACAAGTGGTTGTTTTCTCCATACGACTGTGGTGCGGTCATCTATAAAGATCCAGAGCAAGCAAAAAAAGCGCACTCGCAACAGGGTTCTTACCTCGAAATTTTTAAGGACGAAGGAGCACATGGTTTTAATCCGTCCGATTATCAAATACAGCTCACACGAAGGGTGCGGGGCCTACCTTTGTGGTTTTCGTTGGCAATGCATGGGACGGACAGGTACAAAGCGGCAGTGGAACGAGGTTTGGAGCTAGCCATATTGGCCGGTCATATGATCGGTAAAAATCCCGTTTTGGAACTGGTCAGGGAGCCAAGTTTGTCCTGCGTGCTTTTTAGGCGCAAAGGATGGTCTCCCGACGATTACAGAAATTGGACCTACAAAAATCATAGGGAAGGTCTGGCATTGGTAACACCTACAAAATGGAAGCAGGGTAAAAACCATGAAACGGTATCCCGATTCTGTTTTATCAATCCGGATACTACCGAAGATGATATTCGTGTTATTTTGGATAGTATGATGTAA
- a CDS encoding pyridoxamine 5'-phosphate oxidase family protein yields the protein MTDNFWEELNDEIQKGASKKGHPFRYFTLATIGLDKVARLRTVVLRRVEKQTKIIFYTDERSKKVTHIKENPNVSLLFYHPKKLLQVKVEGLAAIISNELALQKYWSGVQPSSRKDYTTTKAPGNIIKNPDNVEYLSNENHFCMVEIEPFKIEYLKLKRPNHIRIRFSKVDNIWESDFLVP from the coding sequence ATGACCGATAATTTTTGGGAAGAATTGAATGACGAAATACAAAAAGGAGCCTCTAAAAAAGGGCATCCATTTAGGTATTTTACCTTGGCTACAATAGGTTTGGATAAGGTGGCCCGTTTGCGAACGGTTGTACTTCGCAGGGTCGAAAAACAAACAAAAATTATTTTTTATACCGATGAACGCTCCAAAAAGGTAACCCACATTAAGGAAAACCCCAACGTTAGCTTGCTTTTTTATCATCCTAAAAAACTATTGCAAGTTAAGGTTGAAGGGTTGGCCGCGATTATTTCCAATGAACTGGCCCTTCAAAAATATTGGAGTGGTGTTCAGCCCAGTAGCCGAAAAGATTATACCACTACCAAAGCCCCGGGAAATATTATCAAAAATCCGGATAATGTAGAGTATCTCTCCAACGAAAATCATTTTTGCATGGTTGAAATCGAACCCTTTAAAATTGAATATTTAAAGTTGAAGCGACCCAACCATATCAGAATCAGGTTTTCCAAAGTAGATAATATATGGGAAAGCGATTTTTTGGTGCCATAA